A part of Vicinamibacterales bacterium genomic DNA contains:
- a CDS encoding efflux RND transporter periplasmic adaptor subunit, whose product MRKAAAFSLVCVVAGLAFVAGSWVTWHMSARGREPGRARTVLYWVDPMHPSYKSDKPGIAPDCGMQLEPVYADERSAVGGRVLPPNAIQVSVDRQQLIGVRLGHAEPAPTARTATTVGRVAVDETRVFRVATGVDGLVHDVAPVSTTNLVHKDELLLRITARDILTAEQSFFYGLAAVERYQKEGSAGPDQMKIAEAQVKSGADSLAAYGVGARQIEDLRRTRVPTTDVDIRSPVTGFVLSRTVFSNQRYDRGAELFRMADLRRVWVLADVFANEATALRPGMAVRLILPYGGGRRLHGRVANALPAFDTASRTFKVRIEVDNPDYLLRPDMFVDVQFDVALSPGLTVPADAVVDSGARATVFVDRGNGYFEPRTVETGWRDGNRVQVLSGLTETDAIVVSGNFLLDSESRMRAATTGVNPATSQIDPVCGMSVDPERARGAGQTLSHAGRMYYFCSRQCRERFETNPGSYTSEHDHLLPSSAPRQVDGSRRSPPIGRKTEPASTAPAGMAQQDTVDAGIGAPANAVMMAQEKETERPAAFDHQQYAPKNRLLRRSHVGASSSMVEAKADSVASAGIAEDNVQLDVACAAIVNKMEASSKGLFAVYKDKTYYFSNADCKTRFDKEPEKFIGR is encoded by the coding sequence ATGAGAAAGGCTGCTGCCTTTTCACTGGTGTGCGTCGTGGCCGGCCTGGCCTTCGTGGCGGGTTCCTGGGTGACGTGGCACATGTCCGCCCGGGGACGGGAGCCCGGACGAGCGCGGACGGTCCTGTATTGGGTGGATCCGATGCACCCGTCCTACAAGTCCGACAAGCCGGGCATCGCTCCCGATTGCGGCATGCAGCTCGAGCCGGTGTACGCCGACGAGCGCTCCGCAGTCGGGGGCCGAGTGTTGCCGCCCAACGCGATTCAGGTGTCCGTCGATCGGCAGCAGTTGATTGGCGTAAGGCTCGGCCATGCGGAACCGGCGCCGACTGCACGCACGGCGACCACAGTCGGACGGGTGGCGGTGGATGAGACGCGCGTCTTTCGCGTGGCGACGGGGGTGGATGGCCTCGTCCACGACGTCGCGCCGGTCTCCACGACGAACCTCGTCCACAAAGACGAACTGCTGCTGCGCATCACCGCTCGCGACATTCTCACGGCCGAACAGAGCTTCTTCTACGGCCTGGCGGCGGTCGAGCGGTACCAGAAGGAAGGATCCGCGGGGCCGGATCAGATGAAGATCGCTGAGGCACAAGTGAAATCCGGCGCCGATTCACTTGCTGCCTATGGCGTCGGCGCACGCCAGATCGAGGACCTGCGCCGCACGAGAGTGCCGACGACCGACGTGGACATCCGGTCTCCTGTGACGGGCTTCGTCCTCTCGCGCACGGTATTCTCCAACCAGCGCTACGACCGGGGCGCGGAACTGTTTCGCATGGCCGATCTTCGACGAGTGTGGGTGCTGGCCGACGTCTTCGCCAACGAGGCGACCGCGTTGAGACCGGGCATGGCTGTGCGCCTCATCCTGCCCTATGGCGGCGGCCGGCGCCTCCACGGGCGCGTGGCCAATGCACTGCCGGCCTTCGATACCGCCTCCCGCACATTCAAGGTTCGGATCGAGGTCGACAATCCTGACTACCTCCTGCGGCCGGACATGTTCGTGGACGTGCAATTCGACGTCGCCCTGTCACCTGGTCTCACGGTTCCGGCCGACGCGGTGGTGGATTCCGGCGCGCGCGCGACGGTCTTCGTGGACCGAGGCAATGGGTACTTCGAGCCACGGACGGTCGAAACCGGTTGGCGGGACGGCAATCGCGTCCAGGTGCTGAGCGGCCTGACCGAGACGGACGCCATCGTCGTGTCGGGCAATTTTCTGCTCGATTCCGAATCGAGGATGCGAGCGGCAACGACCGGGGTGAACCCCGCGACGAGTCAGATCGACCCGGTGTGCGGCATGTCCGTGGATCCCGAGCGCGCTCGCGGTGCCGGGCAGACGCTCTCGCACGCCGGCCGCATGTACTACTTCTGCTCCCGCCAGTGCCGGGAGCGATTCGAGACGAACCCAGGCTCGTACACGTCGGAACACGATCACCTTCTGCCGTCATCGGCGCCGCGCCAGGTCGACGGTTCTCGACGGTCGCCGCCGATTGGTCGAAAGACCGAGCCGGCATCCACCGCGCCGGCTGGGATGGCGCAGCAAGACACGGTCGACGCGGGAATCGGTGCGCCCGCCAATGCGGTGATGATGGCGCAGGAGAAGGAAACGGAGCGGCCGGCTGCCTTCGATCATCAACAATACGCGCCGAAGAACAGGCTGCTTCGCCGTTCACATGTCGGGGCGTCATCCTCGATGGTTGAGGCGAAAGCCGACAGCGTCGCGTCAGCCGGGATCGCCGAAGACAACGTGCAACTCGACGTCGCGTGCGCTGCCATCGTCAACAAGATGGAGGCCTCGAGCAAAGGGCTCTTCGCGGTCTACAAGGACAAGACCTACTATTTCTCGAACGCTGACTGCAAGACCCGGTTCGACAAGGAGCCCGAGAAGTTCATCGGCAGGTGA